In Gammaproteobacteria bacterium, the genomic stretch ACCACCGAACTGCTTTCCGAACAAGGGTTCGTCGTCACGGTCACCGACGATACGGGCGAGGACCAGCAGGAGACTTACAAGCAGCGCGAGTTTGAGCGGCGCTTCTTCTCCAGCGCGACGAATCAGCTTTTCTGCAAGACGTTTATGGAGAATGCGCTGCGCGATCCGGTCAGCGGCGAGATCGGCAAATCGATTATCTTTGCCGTCAGCCAGAAACACGCGACCGGGCTGACCCAGATCCTCAACGAGATGGCCGACCGCATGTTTCCAGGCAAGTACCAGTCCGACTTCGCCGTGCAGGTCACGTCGCAGATACCGGATGCGCAGCAGTTCACCATCAACTTCGCCAACAACAATTTGCTAGGCTCCGCCAACTTCCTGCCCGCTTACAAGACCAGCAAGGCCCGGGTCTGCGTCACCGTGGGCATGATGACCACCGGCTACGACTGCCCGGACATTCTCAATCTCGGCCTCTTCCGGCCTGTGTTCTCGCCCACCGACTTCATCCAGATCAAGGGGCGTGGCACCCGCAAGCACGACTTCCTCGAACAGCTTTTCGATAACAGTTTTAAGGAGGGCGTATCGCACCCGAACAAGACCGCTTTCAAGCTGTTCGACTTCTTCGCCAACTGCGAATATTTCGAGACGGAGTTCAACTACGACGAAGTATTGAAGCTTCCCCGACCCAGGGGAGAAAGGCGCGACGATGATGACGGCCTCACGGTTACGGACGGCACCTACGAGCACCTCGGCGCCGACATCATCGCCTCGGTCAAGGAGCAGGCGATCGGCTACGAGGGAATGAAGATCGATCGGATGTTCTTCGAGAAATTCGAGGACACCGTGCGCGAAAATGAAACCATCGCCAAAGCTGTCGAGGCCGAACAGTGGGACAAGGCCATCGATTGCGTGCACCGGCAAATCCTGGACAAGCCCAAAGAATACTTCACGCTAGACAAGCTGCGCAAAGCCGCGGCCGTGGATCGCCGCGTGAGCGTGCGGGAGATGCTGGAAAAAGTCTTTGGCCTCATATCGCGCTTCAAGTCCAGGGACGAACTGCTGGATGAAGAATTCGACAAATTCGTCGCCGACAGCAAGCCCGACGAGGCCGCGGCCATCCCCGCCATCAGGCACTACTTCAAGGCTTACGTGTCCAGCGATCAGATCCGCCACATCATCGAAGCGGGACATTATCAGGACCTGGCCACCAACCCGCTCTTCAACAATCGCGACTTCCGGGCGGTGCCGCCAAAATACCGCGCCCTCATTCCCGAGTACGTCA encodes the following:
- a CDS encoding restriction endonuclease subunit R, whose product is TTELLSEQGFVVTVTDDTGEDQQETYKQREFERRFFSSATNQLFCKTFMENALRDPVSGEIGKSIIFAVSQKHATGLTQILNEMADRMFPGKYQSDFAVQVTSQIPDAQQFTINFANNNLLGSANFLPAYKTSKARVCVTVGMMTTGYDCPDILNLGLFRPVFSPTDFIQIKGRGTRKHDFLEQLFDNSFKEGVSHPNKTAFKLFDFFANCEYFETEFNYDEVLKLPRPRGERRDDDDGLTVTDGTYEHLGADIIASVKEQAIGYEGMKIDRMFFEKFEDTVRENETIAKAVEAEQWDKAIDCVHRQILDKPKEYFTLDKLRKAAAVDRRVSVREMLEKVFGLISRFKSRDELLDEEFDKFVADSKPDEAAAIPAIRHYFKAYVSSDQIRHIIEAGHYQDLATNPLFNNRDFRAVPPKYRALIPEYVKDYVSLNQFVA